A genomic stretch from Terriglobus sp. RCC_193 includes:
- a CDS encoding tyrosine-type recombinase/integrase, with the protein MRWADVDFETLELRVTRSIWHQKIGDCKTEASAKPVPLDGYMAEDLLQWRKKSPYPMQEDWVFASPTMKGEQPYWPDNLMKRYIKPVARANGIYKNIGWHTFRHTFSTLLKANGEDVKTVQELLRHANSRITLDVYTQAVGSNKRAAQSKVVRMMIPGVGQKAGEIDPQKAQVGA; encoded by the coding sequence ATTCGATGGGCGGACGTGGACTTCGAAACTCTTGAGCTGCGTGTGACCCGATCCATCTGGCATCAGAAGATCGGGGATTGTAAGACGGAAGCCTCCGCAAAGCCGGTCCCACTCGACGGCTACATGGCGGAGGACCTGCTCCAGTGGCGGAAGAAGAGTCCCTATCCGATGCAAGAGGATTGGGTCTTCGCCAGCCCGACCATGAAGGGGGAACAACCCTATTGGCCGGACAATCTCATGAAGCGGTATATCAAGCCGGTCGCCAGGGCGAACGGCATCTACAAGAACATCGGCTGGCACACCTTCCGCCACACCTTCAGCACGCTGCTGAAGGCGAACGGGGAAGATGTGAAGACGGTACAGGAGCTTTTACGGCACGCTAACAGCAGGATCACACTGGACGTCTACACGCAGGCAGTGGGTTCCAACAAGCGCGCCGCACAAAGCAAGGTTGTAAGGATGATGATTCCCGGCGTGGGTCAGAAAGCGGGTGAGATCGACCCGCAGAAAGCTCAGGTTGGAGCTTAA
- a CDS encoding voltage-gated chloride channel family protein, which produces MTPTTVGGPLPKIDFRQIFNDPFSMVRHLLRWIPLACCVGIAAGTASAILLASLTYATNLRENHIWLILLLAPVGWLMGLMYRHFGKTVEGGNNLILEQIHDPKDVIPFRMTPLILIGTFLTHVFGGSAGREGTAVQTGASLADQLTRPLRLSPQNRRILLMTGVSAGFGSVFGTPLAGGVFGMEVLAIGAMGYDAIAPCFLAAFVGDLVTRAWDPILPGIRHTVYTVSEVPSLNVRTILYASIAGVLFGLVALLFARITHAIANIMRRFIHRSELRPVIGGLLITATVFSIGYAHTGRYLGLGVPTIVAAFHTHLPFYDFAAKLVLTAVTLGTGFKGGEVTPLFFIGATMGNALSSVIPLPPSLLAGMGFVAVFAGAANTPLASTLMAMELFGAEAGAYAAIACILSYLFSGHDGIYHAQRIRSSKHTEQLPLTLEAKLQSENNAGRSHLSHEWKRNAQEKVQAKHVNEDQT; this is translated from the coding sequence AATCTTTAACGACCCTTTCAGCATGGTGCGTCACCTGCTGCGCTGGATTCCCCTTGCCTGCTGCGTCGGCATTGCTGCAGGAACAGCGTCCGCTATTCTGCTCGCCTCGCTCACTTATGCGACCAACCTTCGCGAAAACCATATCTGGCTGATCCTTCTGCTGGCTCCCGTCGGATGGTTGATGGGCCTGATGTATCGCCACTTCGGCAAAACCGTTGAAGGCGGCAACAACCTCATTCTGGAACAGATTCACGATCCCAAAGACGTCATCCCCTTCCGCATGACGCCACTCATCCTGATCGGTACGTTTCTTACCCATGTCTTCGGCGGTTCAGCAGGCCGCGAAGGCACCGCTGTGCAGACCGGTGCATCGCTTGCCGATCAGCTCACACGCCCACTCCGTCTGTCACCTCAGAATCGCCGCATCCTGCTGATGACCGGCGTCAGCGCAGGCTTCGGCTCCGTCTTCGGGACCCCCCTCGCAGGCGGCGTCTTCGGGATGGAAGTGCTCGCCATTGGAGCCATGGGCTACGACGCCATCGCCCCCTGCTTCCTCGCCGCGTTCGTGGGCGATCTGGTCACACGTGCATGGGACCCCATCCTCCCCGGCATTCGCCACACGGTGTATACCGTCTCAGAAGTTCCCAGCCTCAACGTACGCACCATCCTCTATGCGTCAATCGCGGGTGTTCTCTTTGGCCTTGTCGCCCTGCTCTTCGCGCGCATCACCCATGCCATCGCCAACATCATGCGCCGCTTCATCCATCGCTCCGAACTGCGCCCAGTCATTGGTGGACTTCTGATCACGGCGACGGTCTTCAGCATCGGCTACGCGCACACTGGCAGATATCTGGGACTCGGTGTTCCCACAATCGTCGCGGCGTTCCACACGCATCTGCCGTTCTACGATTTCGCAGCCAAACTCGTTTTAACCGCTGTCACGTTGGGAACAGGCTTCAAAGGTGGCGAAGTTACTCCGCTGTTCTTCATCGGCGCCACCATGGGCAACGCCCTCTCCTCGGTGATCCCTCTGCCACCTTCCCTGCTTGCCGGCATGGGCTTTGTCGCGGTCTTCGCAGGCGCTGCGAACACGCCGCTGGCTTCCACGCTGATGGCCATGGAGCTCTTCGGAGCCGAAGCAGGTGCCTACGCCGCCATCGCCTGCATTTTGAGCTATCTCTTCTCGGGACATGACGGCATTTACCACGCACAGCGCATCCGCAGCAGCAAGCACACAGAACAGCTCCCCCTGACACTGGAAGCCAAGCTGCAATCGGAAAACAACGCTGGCAGATCGCACTTGTCTCACGAATGGAAAAGAAATGCACAGGAAAAGGTTCAGGCAAAGCATGTCAACGAAGATCAAACCTGA